Proteins encoded in a region of the Sphingomonas sp. HMP9 genome:
- a CDS encoding histidine kinase dimerization/phosphoacceptor domain -containing protein yields MIGVLEESFTYMSASSDTASSAKDVGLDLTACDREPIHIPGAIQPHGLLLVADAATLTIVAGAGDLETRLAPDWLGRDLSALLAQDVAATLSSDEPIAGVAIAGVPVTGPTERFDVTIHRGAVHVIVELEPVEAEPMTAAGMLGRLNAMAMTFERASNLQALCERAATAFRQLTGFDRVMVYRFLDDEAGRVMAEDKVSGLGTFLNHHFPASDIPRQARALYVRNRTRTIPTIAYVPAVLRPAGFETLDLSDVALRSVSPIHLRYLANMGVAASASISIVKDGLLWGMIACHHGTPKSLTPDIRAASATLAGGLARQIRAKEEAETYRERLRLRAAEDAVIPKLATEPAPRTIVTALRDDLRRMFDGDGFAYVDGQIVDIDGVCPPKDDILDLAAWTRTRGGIEPFATHELPIAYPSARAYSARASGLLALPLVDEGAVLLWFRAEQIEEVEWAGNPHKAVSVDPNAVLTPRTSFESWTQAVSGRSRRWTREEIEAAHRLRRAFHDAYVNQRLRSLNADLQRTLADKDALIAQKDVLMKEVNHRVQNSLQLVAAFLSLQAKSSDDAKVKEHLAEAQARLAAVALVHRRLYRDDQVESVDLSRYIEELAEDMKTSLGDDWASQMTLDLAPVLVATDRAVNIGLVLTELVINASKYAYRGQAGPIQIILEQHRNRMRLIVADNGVGKSGSRVGFGSRMMTAIVAGLSGEIEQDDNMPGLRVILSAPIEDVR; encoded by the coding sequence ATGATCGGCGTTCTTGAGGAGAGTTTCACCTACATGAGCGCGTCGAGCGATACTGCCAGTTCTGCCAAGGACGTGGGGCTGGACCTGACCGCGTGCGACCGCGAGCCGATTCATATTCCCGGTGCGATCCAGCCGCACGGCCTGCTGCTCGTCGCCGACGCCGCGACTCTTACGATCGTCGCGGGCGCGGGCGATCTCGAAACCCGGCTGGCCCCCGACTGGCTGGGCCGCGATCTGTCGGCACTACTGGCGCAGGACGTCGCCGCGACTTTGTCGTCCGACGAGCCGATCGCCGGTGTCGCGATCGCCGGGGTGCCGGTTACGGGGCCGACCGAACGGTTCGACGTCACGATCCACCGCGGCGCGGTCCATGTCATCGTCGAGCTCGAACCCGTCGAGGCCGAGCCGATGACCGCGGCCGGCATGCTGGGCCGGCTCAACGCGATGGCGATGACGTTCGAACGCGCCAGCAACCTGCAGGCGCTGTGCGAGCGTGCGGCGACCGCGTTCCGGCAGCTGACCGGGTTCGACCGCGTGATGGTCTACCGTTTTCTCGACGACGAGGCCGGCCGCGTGATGGCGGAAGACAAGGTGTCGGGTCTCGGCACCTTCCTCAATCATCATTTTCCCGCGTCGGACATCCCCAGGCAGGCCCGCGCGCTGTATGTGCGCAACCGGACGCGGACGATCCCGACGATCGCCTACGTACCGGCTGTGCTACGCCCGGCCGGGTTCGAGACGCTCGATCTGAGCGACGTCGCGCTGCGCAGCGTGTCGCCGATCCATCTGCGCTATCTCGCCAACATGGGGGTCGCGGCGTCCGCATCGATCTCGATCGTCAAGGACGGGCTGTTGTGGGGCATGATCGCCTGCCACCACGGCACGCCGAAGAGCCTCACCCCGGATATCCGTGCCGCCTCGGCGACGCTTGCCGGCGGACTTGCGCGCCAGATTCGCGCGAAGGAAGAAGCCGAGACCTATCGGGAGCGGCTGCGGCTGCGCGCGGCGGAAGATGCGGTGATTCCCAAGCTCGCGACCGAACCGGCGCCACGCACCATCGTCACGGCGTTGCGCGACGATCTTCGCCGGATGTTTGATGGCGATGGGTTTGCCTATGTCGATGGCCAGATCGTCGATATTGATGGCGTGTGTCCGCCCAAGGACGACATTCTCGATCTTGCCGCGTGGACGCGGACGCGTGGCGGGATCGAGCCGTTCGCCACGCACGAACTGCCGATCGCCTACCCGTCGGCGCGCGCCTATTCCGCCAGGGCGAGCGGCCTGCTCGCGCTGCCGCTGGTCGACGAGGGCGCGGTGCTGCTGTGGTTCCGCGCCGAGCAGATCGAAGAGGTCGAGTGGGCGGGCAATCCGCACAAGGCGGTATCCGTCGATCCGAACGCAGTCCTTACCCCGCGCACGTCGTTCGAATCGTGGACGCAGGCCGTCAGCGGTCGATCGCGACGCTGGACGCGCGAGGAGATCGAGGCCGCGCACCGACTGCGCCGGGCGTTCCACGACGCGTACGTCAACCAGCGGCTGCGGTCGCTGAACGCCGACCTGCAGCGCACGCTCGCCGACAAGGACGCGTTGATCGCGCAGAAGGACGTCCTGATGAAGGAGGTCAATCACCGCGTGCAGAACAGCCTCCAGCTGGTCGCCGCGTTCCTGTCGTTGCAGGCGAAATCGTCCGACGACGCCAAGGTGAAGGAGCATCTCGCCGAAGCCCAGGCCCGGCTCGCGGCGGTCGCGCTGGTCCATCGGCGGCTGTACCGCGACGATCAGGTCGAGTCGGTCGATCTGTCCCGGTATATCGAGGAACTGGCGGAGGACATGAAGACCTCGCTCGGCGACGACTGGGCGTCGCAGATGACGCTCGACCTGGCGCCGGTCCTGGTCGCCACCGATCGTGCGGTGAACATCGGGCTGGTGCTGACCGAACTCGTCATCAACGCCAGCAAATATGCGTATCGCGGACAGGCCGGCCCGATCCAGATCATCCTGGAACAGCATCGCAACCGAATGCGGCTGATCGTCGCGGACAATGGCGTCGGCAAGTCCGGGAGCCGCGTGGGCTTCGGCAGCCGCATGATGACCGCTATCGTCGCCGGGCTGTCGGGTGAGATCGAGCAGGACGACAACATGCCCGGATTGCGCGTGATCCTGAGCGCGCCGATCGAGGACGTACGCTGA
- a CDS encoding bile acid:sodium symporter family protein, which yields MIGRFLAVFEPFILMLLGTVVLASLLPARGEMATIVGYAADIGIVLLFFLHGAKLSRDAIWAGLRNWKLHLAVLAVTFVAFPLFGLGLSALPFVSGPLAAGLLFLTLLPSTVQSSIAFTAIARGNVAAAVCSASFSNLLGILVTPALVALLMRTSDSAGLSLQSVESIVLQLLVPFVAGHLLRPLIGAWVTRNKALLTVVDRGSILLVVYSAFGAAVVEGLWTRLSIGDLILIGLLCAALLAFVLALTFAVARLMKLPREDAIVLQFCGSKKSLASGVPMAGVLFPPAQVGVILLPLMLFHQLQLIACAVIARRYGESAPADIAAD from the coding sequence ATGATCGGACGTTTCCTGGCGGTCTTCGAGCCGTTCATCCTGATGCTGCTCGGGACCGTCGTGTTGGCCAGCCTGTTGCCGGCTCGCGGCGAGATGGCGACGATCGTCGGCTATGCGGCGGATATCGGCATTGTCCTGCTCTTCTTCCTGCACGGCGCGAAACTGTCGCGCGATGCGATCTGGGCAGGCTTGCGCAATTGGAAGCTGCATCTGGCAGTGTTGGCGGTCACGTTCGTCGCGTTCCCGCTGTTCGGATTGGGGCTCAGCGCGTTGCCGTTCGTGAGCGGGCCGCTAGCTGCCGGACTGCTGTTCCTGACGTTGCTCCCCTCGACCGTTCAGTCCTCGATCGCGTTCACCGCGATCGCGCGCGGCAATGTCGCAGCCGCCGTGTGCAGCGCGTCGTTCTCCAACCTGCTCGGCATCCTGGTCACGCCCGCGTTGGTCGCGCTGCTGATGCGGACGTCAGATAGCGCCGGGCTGTCGCTCCAGAGCGTCGAGTCGATCGTCCTGCAACTCCTCGTGCCGTTCGTCGCGGGGCATCTGCTCCGCCCGCTGATCGGCGCGTGGGTGACGCGCAACAAGGCACTGCTGACGGTGGTCGATCGCGGTTCGATCCTGCTGGTCGTTTACAGCGCGTTCGGCGCGGCGGTGGTCGAGGGACTGTGGACCAGATTGTCGATCGGCGATCTGATCCTGATCGGGCTCCTGTGTGCCGCGCTGCTCGCATTCGTGCTGGCGCTTACCTTTGCGGTCGCACGCCTGATGAAGCTGCCCCGCGAGGATGCGATCGTGCTGCAATTCTGCGGGTCGAAGAAGAGCCTGGCGTCGGGCGTGCCGATGGCGGGCGTGCTGTTCCCACCCGCGCAGGTCGGCGTGATCCTGCTGCCGCTGATGCTGTTCCACCAGTTGCAGCTGATCGCCTGCGCGGTAATCGCGCGGCGTTACGGCGAGAGCGCACCGGCCGATATTGCGGCAGATTAA
- a CDS encoding adenosine deaminase, whose amino-acid sequence MTDDFITNLPKAELHLHIEGSLEPELMFALAERNKVAIPFKSVEDVSAAYSFTNLQTFLDIYYAGAAVLQTEEDFRDLAVAYFDRVAADGVIHAEIFFDPQTHTHRGIPFDVVARGLFAGIDEAQARHGMSVGLIMSFLRHLDEEDAFKTFAQAEPWLDQFIGVGLDSSEVGHPPSKFARVFAAAGDAGLMLCAHAGEEGPPAYIHEALDILQVDRIDHGNRALEDPALVARLARDAMTLTVCPLSNVALRNVDRLENHPIDRMLDLGLRATIHSDDPAYFGGYIGENFRQTARARNLSREQVVTLARNSFLGSFLDDAALSGHLATLDAYVKAHP is encoded by the coding sequence ATGACCGACGACTTCATCACGAACCTGCCCAAGGCCGAACTCCACCTCCATATCGAGGGCAGCCTGGAGCCCGAACTGATGTTCGCGCTGGCCGAGCGCAACAAGGTCGCGATCCCGTTCAAGAGCGTCGAGGACGTCAGCGCGGCGTATAGCTTCACCAACCTCCAGACCTTTCTCGACATCTATTATGCCGGCGCCGCGGTGCTCCAGACCGAGGAGGATTTCCGCGATCTGGCGGTCGCCTATTTCGACCGCGTCGCGGCAGACGGCGTGATCCATGCCGAGATCTTCTTCGATCCGCAGACGCACACGCATCGCGGCATTCCGTTCGACGTGGTCGCGCGCGGGCTGTTCGCTGGCATCGACGAGGCGCAGGCCAGGCACGGCATGAGCGTGGGGCTGATCATGAGCTTCCTGCGCCATCTCGACGAGGAGGATGCGTTCAAGACGTTCGCGCAGGCCGAGCCGTGGCTCGACCAGTTCATCGGCGTCGGGCTCGATTCGTCCGAGGTCGGGCATCCGCCATCGAAGTTCGCGCGCGTGTTCGCGGCGGCGGGGGATGCCGGGCTGATGCTGTGCGCGCATGCCGGCGAGGAGGGACCGCCTGCGTATATTCACGAGGCGCTCGACATCCTTCAGGTCGACCGGATCGACCATGGCAACCGCGCGCTGGAGGATCCGGCGCTGGTCGCCCGCCTGGCGCGCGACGCGATGACGTTGACCGTATGTCCACTGTCCAACGTCGCGCTGCGCAACGTCGACCGGCTGGAGAACCACCCGATCGACCGGATGCTCGATCTCGGCCTGCGCGCGACGATCCATTCGGACGATCCGGCCTATTTCGGGGGCTATATCGGCGAGAATTTCCGGCAGACCGCGCGCGCGCGCAATCTCTCGCGCGAGCAGGTGGTGACGCTTGCGCGCAACAGCTTCCTCGGCAGCTTCCTCGACGACGCGGCGCTCAGCGGCCATCTCGCGACGCTGGATGCGTATGTAAAAGCGCATCCATGA
- a CDS encoding DUF808 domain-containing protein: MPTGLVALLDDIAGITKLAAASLDDIGAATSKAGSKAIGVVVDDAAVTPRYMVGFEPKRELPMIWKIALGSFRNKLIFILPAALALSAFASWLLTPLLMIGGTYLCFEGAEKILEAFGGGHAEEDVDVPTDAKVLEDQKVSGAIRTDFILSAEIMVIALSDVATKPIWEQAIVLALVGIVITIGVYGVVALIVKMDDIGLHLAQRSSAPVQAIGRGLVKGMPLVMSALSVIGTAAMVWVGGQIIVHGVETFGFTTLPHWIHDTAEHAAAAVPFAKGAVNWAVNAFFSGVVGLILGGAIALGLHAVKKPEAH; the protein is encoded by the coding sequence ATGCCCACAGGATTGGTCGCACTGCTCGACGACATCGCCGGGATCACCAAGCTCGCCGCCGCGAGCCTCGACGATATCGGCGCGGCGACCAGCAAGGCGGGCAGCAAGGCGATCGGCGTGGTGGTCGACGACGCCGCGGTGACGCCGCGCTACATGGTCGGGTTCGAGCCAAAGCGCGAACTGCCGATGATCTGGAAGATCGCGCTGGGCTCGTTCCGCAACAAGCTGATCTTCATCCTCCCCGCCGCGCTCGCGCTCAGCGCGTTCGCGTCGTGGTTGCTCACGCCGCTGCTGATGATCGGCGGGACATATCTGTGCTTCGAGGGCGCCGAGAAGATTCTCGAGGCGTTCGGGGGCGGTCATGCCGAGGAAGACGTCGACGTGCCAACCGACGCGAAGGTGCTGGAGGACCAGAAGGTCTCGGGCGCGATCCGCACGGACTTCATTCTGTCGGCCGAGATCATGGTGATCGCGCTGTCGGACGTCGCGACCAAGCCGATCTGGGAGCAGGCGATCGTGCTGGCGCTGGTCGGCATCGTCATTACGATCGGCGTCTACGGCGTCGTCGCGTTGATCGTGAAGATGGACGATATCGGCCTGCATCTGGCGCAACGCAGCAGCGCTCCGGTCCAGGCGATCGGCCGCGGACTGGTGAAGGGCATGCCGCTCGTCATGTCGGCGCTGTCAGTGATCGGTACCGCGGCGATGGTGTGGGTCGGGGGTCAGATCATCGTCCACGGGGTCGAGACATTCGGCTTCACGACGCTCCCGCACTGGATCCACGATACGGCCGAGCACGCGGCGGCGGCGGTACCGTTCGCCAAGGGCGCGGTGAACTGGGCGGTGAACGCGTTCTTCTCGGGCGTGGTCGGCCTGATCCTCGGCGGCGCGATCGCGCTGGGTTTGCATGCGGTGAAGAAGCCCGAGGCGCACTGA
- a CDS encoding S9 family peptidase, with amino-acid sequence MKIMLSASLAVLALASAPASARQLTIDDVTMLSRVGAPTASQDGHWLVWAQRETDLAADKGRFDLWRLDLSTPGASPVKLLADPQVNENDPQIVGSTVYFTPDKGGEDAVWSVPVTGGTPRKLTAFKGGFSGFKVAPTGDKLLVWADRKPGAPSLEPAMEKKDPNAGAGRTYDQLFVRHWDTWADGTRSQLFVLPLTAAGAAGNGVPLVGALVGDTPSKPYGGGEEVSWSPDGRTVYFAMREAGRIESLSTNLDIFSVPADGSAAPVNLTAANTATDNLPTVSPDGRTLAFFAMRRPGFEADRQVLTLRDIASGKTVSLTERWDRSVGSIAWAPDSKSLYVTADDTQETPLFRVDATSGAVTRLTQEGQVSAVAITARGPVVAMDSLIAPADFYRVAGTRAPQRLTQVNAAKLAGIDMPTVTRFNFKGANADTVWGYAVKPFGSTGKVPIAYMVHGGPQGSSNNSWSYRWNPAVFAGAGYGLVAVDFHGSTGYGQGFTDAISNNWGGWPLEDLKKGLAAATGKFAWLDADNACALGASYGGYMMNWIEGQWPDRFKCIVQHDGVFDARAMAYETEELWFDEWEHGGKAYYEDPQAFEKWNPVNYVAKWKTPMLVITGEKDFRIPYTQGLATFTALQRRGIPSRLLINSGENHWVLKPKNSRQWYGEVLGWMNKWTAK; translated from the coding sequence ATGAAGATCATGCTCTCCGCCAGCCTCGCCGTGCTTGCCCTTGCGAGTGCCCCCGCCTCCGCCCGGCAACTCACCATCGACGACGTGACGATGCTCAGCCGCGTCGGTGCGCCGACTGCGTCGCAGGACGGGCACTGGCTCGTCTGGGCGCAGCGCGAGACCGATCTTGCCGCCGACAAGGGGCGTTTCGACCTATGGCGGCTCGATCTGAGCACGCCGGGCGCGTCGCCGGTGAAGCTGCTCGCCGATCCGCAGGTCAACGAGAACGATCCGCAGATCGTGGGCAGCACGGTGTATTTCACGCCGGACAAGGGCGGCGAGGATGCGGTCTGGTCGGTCCCCGTCACGGGCGGCACACCGCGCAAGCTGACGGCTTTCAAGGGCGGGTTCAGCGGCTTCAAGGTCGCGCCGACCGGGGACAAGCTGCTCGTCTGGGCGGATCGCAAGCCCGGCGCGCCGAGCCTCGAGCCGGCGATGGAGAAGAAGGATCCGAACGCTGGCGCAGGCCGCACCTACGACCAGCTGTTCGTGCGGCACTGGGACACGTGGGCGGACGGGACGCGCTCGCAGCTCTTCGTGCTGCCGCTGACCGCTGCGGGTGCGGCGGGGAACGGCGTTCCGCTGGTCGGCGCGCTGGTGGGCGATACGCCATCGAAGCCGTATGGCGGCGGCGAGGAAGTGTCGTGGAGCCCCGACGGTCGTACCGTCTACTTCGCGATGCGCGAGGCTGGGCGGATCGAGTCGCTGTCGACCAATCTCGATATCTTCTCGGTGCCGGCGGACGGCTCTGCGGCGCCGGTCAACCTGACCGCGGCGAACACAGCGACCGACAACCTGCCGACCGTGTCGCCCGATGGCCGCACGCTCGCGTTCTTCGCGATGCGCCGGCCTGGGTTCGAGGCGGACCGTCAGGTACTGACGCTGCGCGATATCGCCAGCGGCAAGACGGTGTCGCTGACCGAGCGTTGGGACCGGTCGGTCGGCTCGATCGCATGGGCGCCGGACTCGAAGTCGCTCTATGTGACGGCGGACGACACGCAGGAGACGCCGCTGTTCCGCGTCGACGCGACGAGCGGCGCCGTCACGCGGCTCACGCAGGAGGGCCAAGTCAGCGCAGTGGCGATCACCGCGCGGGGGCCTGTGGTGGCGATGGACAGCCTAATCGCACCAGCCGATTTCTACCGCGTCGCCGGGACCCGCGCACCGCAGCGGCTGACGCAGGTCAACGCTGCCAAGCTTGCGGGGATCGACATGCCGACGGTCACGCGGTTCAACTTCAAGGGTGCGAACGCCGATACCGTCTGGGGCTATGCGGTGAAGCCGTTCGGGTCCACGGGCAAGGTGCCGATCGCGTACATGGTGCATGGCGGGCCGCAAGGATCGAGCAACAACAGCTGGTCGTATCGCTGGAACCCCGCCGTGTTCGCGGGCGCGGGCTACGGCCTGGTCGCGGTCGATTTCCATGGGTCGACCGGCTATGGCCAGGGCTTCACCGACGCGATCAGCAACAACTGGGGCGGCTGGCCGCTCGAGGACCTGAAAAAGGGGCTGGCCGCGGCGACGGGCAAGTTCGCGTGGCTCGATGCCGACAATGCGTGTGCGCTCGGCGCGTCGTATGGCGGTTACATGATGAACTGGATCGAGGGGCAGTGGCCCGATCGCTTCAAGTGCATCGTCCAGCATGACGGCGTGTTCGACGCGCGCGCGATGGCGTACGAGACGGAAGAGCTGTGGTTCGACGAATGGGAGCATGGCGGGAAGGCCTATTACGAGGACCCGCAGGCGTTCGAGAAGTGGAACCCGGTCAATTACGTGGCGAAGTGGAAGACGCCGATGCTGGTCATTACCGGCGAGAAGGACTTCCGCATTCCGTACACGCAGGGGCTGGCGACGTTCACCGCGCTCCAGCGTCGCGGGATTCCGTCGCGACTGCTAATCAATTCGGGCGAGAACCACTGGGTGCTGAAGCCGAAGAACTCGCGGCAATGGTATGGCGAGGTGCTCGGCTGGATGAACAAGTGGACCGCCAAATAG
- a CDS encoding S1 family peptidase: MLKTLIRGTASALLVAAMATASAAQVVLPPASGAAHVQLPVDALMQDAAEYARRFGVPFDEALRRLRAQGDSVPATDALREIFKDRWAGIAIEHLPTYRIVVLLTGTDPVPDQQVVAGGMTVPIVFRTGAAATREAVLAAISSYQAKIRAALPHPPGLGVDQRTGELVVMTASADADLDRNGALRARFAAMTGVPVRIDIVDRPPVDMQVEAAPVATQIAPAPAASGAIEGGGRVVGTVDGKRYACTTGFVVSDGIRNGVVTAAHCPDTLSYVGKRPSDGSREEWALAFVGQWGWGYQDVQVNVATAAGVSYAPLFYADTAKTLARPVATWRYRASTRAGDFVCHRGERTGYSCAVVAMVDFAPAGDLCGGACLPTWVAVEGPTCKGGDSGAPVFEGTTALGLVKGGTYRRDGTCLFYYYMSTDYLPPGWTLLHQ; the protein is encoded by the coding sequence ATGTTGAAGACCTTGATCCGCGGGACGGCAAGTGCGCTGCTTGTGGCTGCCATGGCGACCGCGTCTGCGGCACAGGTCGTCCTTCCGCCCGCAAGCGGCGCGGCGCATGTCCAATTGCCCGTCGATGCGCTGATGCAGGATGCGGCGGAATATGCGCGGCGGTTCGGCGTGCCGTTCGACGAGGCGTTGCGGCGGCTGCGCGCGCAGGGCGACAGCGTGCCGGCGACCGACGCGCTGCGCGAAATCTTCAAGGATCGCTGGGCCGGGATCGCGATCGAACATCTGCCGACCTACCGGATCGTCGTGCTGCTGACCGGCACCGATCCCGTGCCGGACCAGCAGGTCGTCGCCGGCGGCATGACCGTCCCGATCGTCTTCCGCACCGGCGCTGCCGCGACGCGCGAAGCCGTGCTCGCGGCGATCAGCAGCTACCAGGCGAAGATCCGCGCCGCCCTGCCGCATCCGCCCGGACTCGGCGTCGACCAGCGGACCGGCGAGCTTGTCGTGATGACCGCGAGCGCCGACGCCGATCTCGACCGGAACGGCGCGTTGCGCGCGCGCTTCGCGGCGATGACGGGCGTGCCGGTGCGCATCGACATCGTCGATCGCCCGCCAGTCGACATGCAGGTCGAGGCCGCTCCCGTCGCGACCCAGATCGCACCCGCACCAGCCGCCAGCGGCGCGATCGAAGGGGGCGGGCGCGTGGTCGGCACCGTCGATGGCAAGCGCTATGCCTGCACGACCGGCTTCGTCGTATCCGATGGCATCCGGAACGGCGTGGTCACCGCGGCGCATTGCCCGGACACGCTGTCCTATGTCGGCAAGCGCCCATCGGACGGCAGCCGCGAGGAATGGGCGCTGGCGTTCGTCGGGCAATGGGGCTGGGGCTATCAGGACGTGCAGGTCAACGTCGCGACGGCTGCCGGCGTCAGCTACGCGCCGCTGTTCTACGCCGATACCGCCAAGACGCTCGCGCGGCCTGTCGCGACGTGGCGGTACCGGGCCAGCACGCGCGCAGGCGACTTCGTGTGCCACCGCGGCGAGCGGACCGGGTATAGCTGTGCGGTGGTCGCGATGGTCGATTTTGCGCCGGCGGGTGATCTGTGCGGCGGCGCGTGCCTGCCGACCTGGGTCGCGGTCGAGGGGCCGACATGCAAGGGCGGCGACAGCGGTGCGCCGGTGTTCGAAGGCACGACCGCGCTTGGCCTCGTCAAGGGCGGGACGTATCGCCGCGACGGCACGTGCCTATTCTATTATTACATGTCGACGGACTATCTGCCGCCGGGCTGGACGCTGCTGCACCAATAG
- a CDS encoding RNA polymerase sigma factor: protein MDSSGLEAVFLANRDTLLRFLRSLGAGDAAEDLLHELWMRIQTAPTGPIASPLSYLYRMANNLMLDRHRAVRQAEKRDREWTEATGGPSLDRSEAPSAERVVIAREQAALAEAALQSVGDRAARIFRRHRIDGVEQRTVAAEFGVSLSTVEGDLRKAYRAMIDAKRRYDEA from the coding sequence ATGGACTCCTCGGGCCTTGAGGCCGTTTTCCTTGCGAACCGCGACACGCTGCTGCGGTTTCTTCGCTCGCTCGGCGCGGGCGATGCGGCGGAGGATCTGCTGCACGAGCTCTGGATGCGGATCCAGACCGCACCGACCGGCCCGATCGCGTCGCCGCTGTCGTATCTCTACCGGATGGCGAACAATTTAATGCTCGATCGTCACCGTGCCGTGCGGCAGGCGGAGAAGCGCGATCGTGAATGGACCGAGGCGACCGGCGGGCCTTCGCTCGACCGGTCCGAGGCGCCCTCCGCCGAACGCGTCGTAATCGCGCGCGAGCAGGCGGCCCTGGCGGAGGCGGCCTTGCAATCGGTCGGCGATCGCGCCGCGCGGATCTTCCGCCGCCACCGCATCGACGGGGTCGAGCAACGGACGGTCGCAGCCGAGTTCGGGGTCAGCCTCAGCACCGTCGAGGGCGACCTGCGGAAAGCTTACCGCGCGATGATCGATGCAAAGCGACGGTATGATGAGGCCTGA
- a CDS encoding FecR family protein — protein sequence MAEHDDIDAQALDWVVRTGGEAFDDWENFQAWLEADPRHAAAYHAMSTDIEEMAATVPAVQFAPDVMRTPRRHWPVWVGGAMAASLALFVGYEAIETRAHPYAVETAAGVMRTVQLADGSSIAMGGATRLTLDRNDPRTATLERGEAMFVVRHDASDPFEVSVGGARLVDVGTAFDVKHARGETRVAVSEGAVDYNPGRDGIRLAKGQGLVVRDGEATVTTIDVASVGSWRDSVLAYEGATLAEVADDLSRALGVDLRVDPGVAKRPFSGSIATAKLSGDPRLAAPLLGVAIRKRDGHWVMFSRS from the coding sequence ATGGCGGAGCATGACGATATCGATGCGCAAGCGCTGGACTGGGTCGTCAGGACCGGTGGCGAGGCGTTCGACGATTGGGAAAACTTCCAGGCTTGGCTGGAGGCGGACCCGCGTCATGCGGCTGCGTATCATGCGATGTCGACGGATATAGAGGAGATGGCGGCGACCGTGCCGGCCGTGCAGTTCGCTCCGGACGTGATGCGGACTCCGCGGCGGCACTGGCCGGTCTGGGTCGGTGGAGCGATGGCGGCGTCGCTCGCGCTCTTCGTCGGCTATGAGGCGATCGAAACGCGCGCGCACCCCTATGCGGTAGAGACGGCGGCAGGCGTGATGCGGACGGTACAACTCGCCGATGGGAGCAGCATCGCGATGGGCGGTGCGACGCGGCTGACGCTCGACCGCAACGACCCGCGCACCGCGACGCTAGAGCGCGGCGAGGCGATGTTCGTGGTGCGGCACGACGCGAGCGACCCGTTCGAGGTCAGTGTCGGCGGCGCACGTCTGGTCGATGTCGGTACCGCGTTCGACGTGAAGCACGCGCGCGGCGAAACACGGGTCGCCGTGTCGGAGGGCGCGGTCGACTATAACCCGGGACGCGACGGCATCCGGCTCGCAAAGGGGCAGGGGTTGGTCGTGCGCGACGGCGAGGCGACCGTGACCACCATCGACGTCGCCAGCGTCGGGTCGTGGCGCGACAGCGTGCTGGCCTATGAAGGCGCGACGCTGGCGGAGGTCGCGGACGACCTGTCGCGCGCGCTCGGCGTCGACCTGCGCGTCGATCCGGGCGTGGCGAAGCGTCCGTTCAGCGGCAGCATCGCGACCGCCAAGCTGTCCGGCGATCCCCGGCTCGCCGCGCCGCTGCTGGGTGTCGCGATCCGCAAGCGTGACGGTCACTGGGTGATGTTCTCGCGCTCGTGA